AATATTAATGAATTTGATAAATTATAGAAGTATTGTTTAATACAATAAAGAGAATTATTTATCTAACTAATTGATTGATTGACAACAAAAAGAGCGTTAAAAATAAATTAACGCTCTTTTTCTAAATTTTAGTGGGAAATACTACACTATTTATTGATTATTTTTTTTCTCTAATAAAATTGCTTTCGGAAATAAAATATTATTTTCTAAATGTATGTGTTGGTGTAAATCTTGTTCAAACTCTTCTAACTTTGCATACAAAGCTTTAAAAGTATTACAAGCTGATTCTGGGGGAGTAAAATTATTAGATAATTTTTTAATTTCTTTCATAATATCTCCTGCATTTTCATGCTCTTCTTCCATCATTCTAATCGGATTATTTACCGTACCAAAATGTTGTTTCGCTGCTTTCTCTCCAATTGAATCTGCTTTAAGTAGTTCTTTTATAAAAGGAAATAAAACTTGTTCCTCTTTTTTAAGGTGAGATGATAATTCATTAGCAACATCAATAAAAAGTCTATTGATTTCTACAACCTCAGTATAATGATGGCCATGAACTTTTGCTACTCTTGCTGCATA
The window above is part of the Polaribacter sp. SA4-12 genome. Proteins encoded here:
- the ric gene encoding iron-sulfur cluster repair di-iron protein, coding for MNITENNTVAEIVTNNIKTADVFKKNGIDFCCGGGISIKRACEKKDLPLEEILNELANINNPVSNAYNYDNWKLDFLVDHIVNIHHTYVTESIPLILQYAARVAKVHGHHYTEVVEINRLFIDVANELSSHLKKEEQVLFPFIKELLKADSIGEKAAKQHFGTVNNPIRMMEEEHENAGDIMKEIKKLSNNFTPPESACNTFKALYAKLEEFEQDLHQHIHLENNILFPKAILLEKKNNQ